A part of Rhodothermales bacterium genomic DNA contains:
- a CDS encoding elongation factor G, translating to MKVYDVEHIRNIALLGHQGSGKTMLGEAMLFNSGRIPRMGSIAEGTTVSDYHPSEKERQMSVFSSLLHVEHNGVKLNALDVPGYPDFVGEMIMALKVADTAILVVNAAEGIQVGIETAWNEAATNGIPTMFVLNQLDRAESNFRDRVEQIKERFGRGAAVVQLPAGPSSRSIIDVLLMKQITFEPDKGTATYNEIEPAFQEEADRLHNELIESIAENDESLMELYFEQGSLTEDQMRQGIHIEMLKRQLFPIFITSAAENIGVSRLMTFIANVCPSPIEMPPAPTDTGTPVRTDSAGPPIAFVYRTMAEPHVGEYSFFRVYSGVLEQGMDLENAQTGATERLGQLFSLNGHEREQVTKMFAGDIGALVKLKNTHSNNTLRAKGSDVSIRGIQFPEPRYVTAVRSAKHGEEDRLAQGLHALSNEDPSLVVTLDPHLSQMLLGGQGEMHLAIAQFRLKNRFGVDVEYFKPKISYRETVQNSARASYRHKKQTGGAGQFADISLIVEPYQGDYHPPADISVRGETVLDTAWGAKLHFVDAIVGGVIDMRRFAGSIQKGILEAMQRGPIAGYPVGDVRVVAFDGSMHAVDSNDAAFKTAGRMGFREAFRQANPVILEPIDTLEVTVPAAYTGDVMGDLNVRRGRIQGIQGEGALQKIVAQIPEAELYRYATILRSMTQGRGLHKATFLQYETMPRSIQDKITKEAEVEVEA from the coding sequence ATGAAGGTTTACGACGTAGAACATATCCGCAATATCGCCCTACTCGGGCATCAGGGAAGCGGCAAAACCATGCTCGGCGAGGCCATGTTGTTCAACAGCGGCCGCATTCCTCGCATGGGATCCATCGCCGAAGGCACTACGGTGAGTGATTATCACCCCAGCGAGAAGGAGCGTCAGATGTCCGTCTTTTCGTCGCTGCTCCATGTCGAACACAACGGGGTTAAGCTGAATGCCCTGGACGTGCCGGGTTATCCGGACTTTGTGGGGGAGATGATCATGGCGCTCAAAGTGGCCGACACGGCCATCCTGGTCGTCAACGCCGCGGAAGGCATCCAGGTAGGCATCGAGACAGCCTGGAACGAAGCGGCAACGAACGGCATCCCCACCATGTTCGTGTTAAATCAGCTGGATCGCGCGGAGTCCAACTTTCGCGATCGGGTCGAGCAGATCAAGGAACGTTTCGGTCGGGGCGCGGCGGTCGTGCAGTTGCCCGCCGGCCCGTCATCGCGCAGCATCATCGACGTGCTGCTGATGAAGCAGATCACCTTCGAACCGGATAAGGGCACGGCAACGTACAACGAGATCGAACCTGCTTTTCAAGAGGAGGCCGATCGGCTCCACAACGAGCTCATCGAAAGCATCGCGGAGAACGATGAGTCGCTCATGGAACTCTATTTCGAGCAAGGATCCCTCACGGAGGATCAGATGCGGCAGGGCATCCATATCGAAATGCTCAAGCGGCAACTCTTCCCCATATTTATTACGAGTGCGGCGGAAAACATCGGGGTCAGTCGGCTCATGACCTTTATCGCCAACGTCTGCCCCTCGCCCATCGAGATGCCCCCGGCACCCACGGACACAGGGACACCGGTGCGCACGGACAGCGCCGGCCCTCCCATCGCGTTCGTCTACCGCACCATGGCCGAACCACACGTCGGCGAATACTCGTTCTTTCGCGTCTACTCCGGCGTGCTTGAACAGGGCATGGACCTCGAAAACGCTCAGACCGGCGCCACGGAACGCCTCGGGCAGTTGTTTTCCCTCAACGGGCACGAGCGCGAACAGGTGACAAAAATGTTCGCGGGAGACATCGGGGCGCTCGTCAAGCTCAAAAATACCCACTCGAACAACACACTGCGGGCCAAAGGAAGCGATGTCTCCATCCGGGGCATCCAGTTTCCCGAGCCGCGGTATGTCACCGCCGTCCGGTCGGCCAAACATGGGGAAGAGGACCGCCTGGCGCAGGGATTGCACGCATTGAGCAACGAGGATCCGTCGCTCGTTGTCACGCTGGACCCTCACCTCAGCCAGATGTTGCTCGGCGGACAGGGCGAAATGCACCTCGCCATCGCGCAGTTCCGGCTCAAAAACCGCTTCGGTGTCGATGTCGAGTATTTCAAACCCAAAATCTCCTACCGCGAGACGGTACAGAATAGCGCCCGAGCTTCGTATCGGCACAAAAAACAAACCGGCGGCGCCGGCCAGTTCGCCGATATCTCCCTCATCGTGGAGCCCTACCAGGGCGACTACCACCCGCCGGCGGATATCTCGGTGCGCGGCGAAACCGTGCTCGATACCGCCTGGGGGGCGAAGCTCCACTTCGTCGACGCCATCGTCGGCGGCGTGATCGACATGCGGCGGTTCGCCGGCTCGATCCAGAAAGGCATCCTCGAAGCCATGCAACGTGGCCCGATCGCCGGCTACCCGGTAGGTGATGTGCGCGTGGTCGCTTTCGACGGCAGCATGCACGCGGTGGACTCGAACGACGCGGCCTTCAAGACGGCCGGTCGCATGGGCTTTCGCGAGGCCTTCCGCCAGGCAAACCCGGTCATCCTCGAGCCCATCGATACGCTGGAAGTGACGGTGCCGGCGGCGTATACCGGCGACGTCATGGGCGACCTCAACGTCCGCCGCGGCCGCATCCAGGGCATCCAGGGCGAAGGCGCCCTCCAGAAGATCGTGGCCCAGATTCCGGAAGCGGAGCTGTACCGCTACGCCACCATCCTCCGCTCCATGACGCAGGGCCGCGGGCTCCATAAGGCGACGTTCCTGCAGTACGAGACCATGCCCCGATCGATCCAGGACAAAATCACAAAAGAAGCCGAGGTGGAAGTGGAAGCGTGA